In Thermoanaerobaculales bacterium, one DNA window encodes the following:
- a CDS encoding cache domain-containing protein, with protein MPKPRTLRRRLLVWGVVLTWVVGGVVAIEGCRAITLTVHGEAEARVRDAVRVAHRMVDQELDRLTPETVGAVVVPAAELSRTAALHPLLAAATPTVEARGFVVLPELGLCLAKATSRQGEGSEVVVLPLRGENGLADQIRTVVFGDEADTVRATLTLFEGDIRIATNVVMPDGKRAVGTRASPEVARRVLDEGRSWNDRALVLDRWTITHYEPLRAPGGEVVGMLYAGLDEAPYVAAGRRNAAFFLASIAALTLLVSGLVWWLGRQVARPLSALTRAAAALGAGGHQPIEVAESDPAEIRVLGETFNRMADQIQSRTAELEASRVAAQRALDDYLEVLGFVAHELKSPLAGAGMQLELIADGYAGEVPDQLAPRLEALRRAVGYGHEVAVSFNQLSRAEGKGFQARPREVADFTADIMRPALAEVEAAAAARGMTVTLQGDGGRAWVDPDLMRVAVDNLVGNAVKYGRDRGEVRVTVQQGGTRLRVEVWNQGVGVPPEALPHLFRKFYRVQDPVTSGTKGTGVGLYLVRRFIELHGGEVAVEGEYGSWIAFSFTIPNASPRAVPPDGAPAPAETAKG; from the coding sequence GTGCCGAAACCGCGTACCCTCCGAAGGCGACTCTTGGTGTGGGGCGTCGTCCTGACGTGGGTTGTCGGGGGCGTGGTCGCCATCGAGGGTTGCCGCGCCATCACCCTGACCGTGCACGGCGAGGCCGAGGCCCGCGTCCGGGACGCGGTCCGGGTGGCGCACCGGATGGTCGACCAGGAGCTCGACCGGCTCACGCCGGAGACCGTTGGGGCGGTCGTGGTGCCGGCGGCGGAGCTGTCCCGGACGGCTGCCCTGCATCCCCTGCTGGCGGCGGCGACCCCGACCGTCGAGGCCCGCGGCTTCGTGGTGCTCCCCGAGCTCGGCCTGTGCCTGGCGAAGGCCACCTCCCGCCAGGGCGAAGGCTCCGAGGTGGTGGTCCTGCCGCTGCGGGGCGAGAACGGGCTCGCCGATCAGATCCGGACCGTGGTGTTCGGCGACGAGGCGGACACGGTGCGCGCCACCTTGACCCTGTTCGAGGGCGACATCCGCATCGCCACCAACGTGGTGATGCCGGACGGCAAGCGCGCAGTCGGGACGCGGGCATCGCCCGAGGTGGCGCGCCGCGTGCTGGACGAGGGACGTTCCTGGAACGACCGTGCTCTGGTCCTCGACCGCTGGACCATCACCCACTACGAGCCCCTCCGCGCGCCCGGGGGCGAGGTCGTCGGCATGCTCTACGCCGGGCTCGACGAGGCGCCCTACGTGGCGGCGGGCCGCCGCAACGCGGCCTTCTTCCTGGCCTCGATCGCCGCTTTGACGCTGCTCGTCTCCGGCCTGGTCTGGTGGCTCGGCCGACAGGTGGCGAGGCCGCTGTCGGCGCTGACCCGAGCGGCGGCGGCGCTCGGCGCCGGCGGTCACCAGCCGATCGAGGTGGCGGAGTCCGATCCCGCCGAGATCCGCGTCCTCGGCGAGACCTTCAACCGGATGGCGGACCAGATCCAGTCCCGCACAGCCGAGCTTGAGGCGAGCCGGGTGGCTGCGCAGCGGGCGCTCGATGACTACCTCGAGGTGCTGGGCTTCGTCGCCCACGAGCTGAAGAGCCCGCTCGCCGGGGCCGGCATGCAGCTCGAGCTGATCGCCGACGGTTACGCCGGAGAGGTCCCGGACCAGCTCGCGCCGCGCCTCGAGGCGCTTCGCCGCGCCGTCGGCTACGGCCACGAGGTGGCGGTGTCCTTCAACCAGCTCAGCCGGGCCGAGGGCAAGGGCTTTCAGGCGCGGCCGCGGGAGGTGGCGGACTTCACCGCCGACATCATGCGGCCCGCGCTCGCCGAGGTCGAGGCGGCGGCCGCGGCCCGGGGCATGACCGTGACCCTTCAGGGCGACGGCGGCAGGGCGTGGGTCGACCCCGACCTGATGCGGGTCGCAGTGGACAACCTGGTCGGCAACGCGGTCAAGTACGGCCGAGACCGCGGCGAGGTCCGCGTCACCGTGCAGCAGGGTGGCACCAGGCTGCGGGTCGAGGTGTGGAACCAGGGCGTCGGTGTACCTCCCGAGGCTCTTCCTCACCTGTTCCGCAAGTTCTATCGCGTCCAGGACCCCGTCACCAGCGGCACCAAGGGCACCGGCGTGGGCCTCTACCTGGTCCGCCGTTTCATCGAGCTGCACGGCGGAGAGGTGGCGGTCGAGGGCGAGTATGGGTCGTGGATCGCGTTCTCGTTCACGATCCCGAACGCGTCCCCGCGCGCGGTCCCTCCTGACGGCGCGCCCGCCCCCGCCGAAACGGCGAAGGGCTGA
- a CDS encoding TetR/AcrR family transcriptional regulator: MPRRKQDPEGSSGGRERLLRAAVHQFAAKGYAATTVRGILREAGVSAPVLYYHFGSKEGLFLALVREGAGKLEAAAHAALTRPGDAATRIRGYCRAIAEVRREYANLTWTVEAILSGPREAAPRFDFVRVFTDSLQRLEDLVRQGVASGELRPCDPRHAALACLGAVEMTARMRTVQPTGVTDDDDLDAMLSLILDGLAAGRR; encoded by the coding sequence ATGCCGAGGCGAAAGCAGGACCCGGAGGGCAGCAGCGGCGGGCGCGAGCGCCTGCTCCGGGCCGCGGTCCACCAGTTTGCCGCCAAGGGCTACGCCGCGACCACCGTGCGCGGCATCCTGAGGGAGGCCGGCGTCTCGGCCCCGGTGCTCTACTATCACTTCGGCAGCAAGGAAGGGCTGTTCCTGGCCCTGGTGCGCGAGGGGGCCGGCAAGCTCGAGGCCGCCGCGCACGCGGCGCTCACCCGGCCTGGGGACGCGGCGACCAGGATCCGCGGTTACTGTCGGGCGATCGCCGAGGTCCGGCGCGAGTACGCCAACCTGACCTGGACCGTCGAGGCCATTCTCAGCGGCCCCCGGGAAGCCGCCCCGCGCTTCGATTTCGTCCGCGTCTTCACCGACTCCCTGCAGCGGCTCGAGGACCTGGTCCGGCAAGGGGTGGCAAGCGGCGAGCTGCGACCGTGCGACCCTCGCCACGCGGCCTTGGCCTGCCTCGGCGCGGTCGAGATGACTGCGCGAATGCGCACCGTCCAGCCGACGGGCGTCACCGACGACGACGACCTCGACGCGATGCTGTCGCTGATCCTCGACGGCCTCGCCGCGGGGCGCCGGTAG
- a CDS encoding efflux RND transporter permease subunit — protein MSAFFLERPVFAWVIAIALMLGGGLAIYHLPISQFPPIAPPSISIRAFYPGASAETAENSVVQMIETTMTGLDRMLYMYSSADSSGTASIELTFAPGTDPDIAWSKVQNKLQLALPSLPDVVQARGVTVAKSTRDYLLIVGLTTDDGSMDVADLGDYLVSQVQSPLGRVPGVGEVEVMGSGYAMLVWFDPDKLTKYGMTSDDVVAAVRSYNVEVSAGQLGGAPAVPGQRLNASILVQSLLKTPEEFAAVPLRTNPDGSVVRISDIGRTELGTEQPDIRGSFNGRPMAVLAIRKEAGANALDTADGVKAKMTELARYFPPGMKVVYPFDTTPFITVAINEVVKTLFEAIILVFLVMYLFLGNFRATLIPTIAVPVVILGTFGVLGLAGYSINMLTMFAMVLAIGLLVDDAIVVVENVERIMGEEGLPPKEATRKSMGQIQSALVGIGLVLAAVFGPMIFFPGSTGVIYRQFSITIIASMLLSVAVALILTPVLCASLLKPVEKGHEAAETGVRVLRPFFLWFDRSFFRARDAYTRGVRGILGRKLRTLAVFVAIVVIMGALYLRMPTGYVPDEDQGMLLTMVQLPVGSTLEQTEAVMRSVEHHFMVEQADAVASTGAIAGIGFAGRAQNQGMVFVKLKDWDLRRKPGLEATDVAGKAMMALSGIRGATVIPFAPPAVAELGIATGFDLMLQDRGGIGHEALTQVQYQLLGMAAQDARLARVRPNGMADVPMYKVDIDWEKAGALGVPVSSVQSYLSTAFGSAYLGNFVQGGRVKRVYAQADARFRMLPGDLDHLYVRNRQGRLVPLSAVATGRWVYGSPRLERYNSFPAMNIQGEPAPGHSSGEAMRAMEELISRLPAGVGHEWTGLSYQQRMSESQAGLLYAFSILAIFLVLAALYESWTFPISVMLALPLGVVGGVLASSTRGMPNDVYFQIGLLTVLGLTTKNAILIVQFATQRIEQGKGLVEATVEAARLRLRPIVMTSLAFGCGVLPLAIAGGAGAGAMRAIGTSVLGGMITGTFLAIFFIPLFFVIIVRVFGRKRRGAQEVSAVSTSAGEGD, from the coding sequence ATGTCCGCCTTCTTCCTCGAGCGGCCGGTCTTCGCCTGGGTCATCGCGATCGCCCTGATGCTGGGAGGCGGCCTCGCCATCTACCACCTCCCGATCTCGCAGTTCCCGCCGATCGCCCCGCCGTCGATCTCGATCCGCGCCTTCTACCCGGGAGCGTCGGCCGAGACCGCCGAGAACAGCGTCGTGCAGATGATCGAGACGACGATGACCGGCCTCGACCGGATGCTCTACATGTACTCGTCCGCCGACTCGTCGGGCACCGCGTCGATCGAGCTCACCTTCGCCCCCGGCACCGACCCCGACATCGCCTGGTCCAAGGTCCAGAACAAGCTGCAGCTCGCGCTGCCGTCGCTCCCGGACGTGGTCCAGGCGCGCGGCGTGACGGTCGCCAAGTCGACGCGCGACTACCTGCTCATCGTCGGCCTGACCACCGACGACGGCAGCATGGACGTCGCCGACCTCGGCGACTACCTGGTGTCGCAGGTCCAGTCCCCGCTCGGCCGGGTGCCGGGTGTCGGCGAGGTCGAGGTCATGGGCTCCGGGTACGCGATGCTGGTCTGGTTCGACCCCGACAAGCTCACCAAGTACGGGATGACCTCGGACGACGTGGTGGCGGCGGTCCGCTCCTACAACGTCGAGGTCTCCGCCGGGCAGCTCGGCGGCGCCCCGGCGGTCCCCGGCCAGCGGCTCAACGCCTCGATCCTCGTCCAGTCGCTGCTCAAGACCCCGGAGGAGTTCGCGGCGGTGCCGCTGCGGACCAACCCCGACGGATCGGTGGTCCGCATCTCCGACATCGGGCGGACCGAGCTTGGCACCGAGCAGCCGGACATCCGCGGCTCCTTCAACGGGCGCCCGATGGCGGTGCTCGCCATCCGCAAGGAGGCGGGCGCCAACGCTCTCGACACGGCCGACGGCGTTAAGGCCAAGATGACGGAGCTCGCGCGCTACTTCCCGCCCGGGATGAAGGTCGTCTACCCCTTCGACACCACCCCGTTCATCACCGTCGCCATCAACGAGGTCGTCAAGACGCTGTTCGAGGCGATCATCCTGGTCTTCCTCGTCATGTACCTGTTCCTGGGGAACTTCCGCGCCACCCTCATCCCGACGATCGCGGTCCCGGTGGTCATCCTCGGCACCTTCGGCGTGCTCGGCCTCGCCGGCTACTCGATCAACATGCTGACCATGTTCGCGATGGTGCTCGCCATCGGCCTGCTCGTCGACGACGCCATCGTCGTTGTCGAGAACGTGGAGCGGATCATGGGCGAGGAGGGACTGCCGCCGAAGGAGGCGACACGCAAGTCCATGGGGCAGATCCAGAGCGCGCTGGTCGGCATCGGGCTGGTGCTGGCGGCGGTGTTCGGGCCGATGATCTTCTTCCCCGGCTCGACCGGCGTCATCTACCGCCAGTTCTCGATCACGATCATCGCCTCGATGCTGCTGTCGGTGGCGGTCGCCCTCATCCTGACGCCGGTGCTCTGCGCCTCGCTGCTCAAGCCGGTCGAGAAGGGCCACGAGGCCGCCGAGACCGGCGTCCGTGTGCTCCGTCCCTTCTTCCTGTGGTTCGATCGTTCCTTCTTCCGCGCCCGCGACGCCTACACCCGGGGCGTCCGGGGCATCCTCGGCCGCAAGCTGCGCACCCTCGCCGTGTTCGTCGCGATCGTCGTGATCATGGGCGCCCTCTACCTCAGGATGCCGACCGGCTACGTGCCGGACGAGGACCAGGGGATGCTGCTGACGATGGTCCAGCTGCCGGTCGGCTCCACCCTCGAGCAGACCGAGGCCGTGATGCGGAGCGTGGAGCACCACTTCATGGTCGAGCAGGCGGACGCGGTCGCCTCGACCGGCGCCATCGCCGGCATCGGCTTCGCCGGCCGCGCCCAGAACCAGGGCATGGTGTTCGTCAAGCTCAAGGACTGGGACCTGCGCAGGAAGCCGGGCCTCGAGGCCACGGACGTCGCGGGCAAGGCGATGATGGCGCTGTCCGGGATCCGCGGCGCGACCGTCATCCCCTTCGCCCCGCCCGCAGTCGCCGAGCTCGGCATCGCCACCGGCTTCGACCTGATGCTCCAGGACCGCGGCGGCATCGGTCACGAGGCGCTCACCCAGGTCCAGTACCAGCTGCTCGGCATGGCGGCCCAGGACGCGCGCCTCGCCCGGGTGCGGCCGAACGGCATGGCCGACGTGCCGATGTACAAGGTGGACATCGACTGGGAGAAGGCCGGCGCCCTCGGGGTCCCCGTCAGCTCAGTCCAGAGCTACCTGTCGACGGCCTTCGGCAGCGCCTACCTCGGCAACTTCGTCCAGGGCGGCCGCGTCAAGCGCGTCTACGCCCAGGCCGACGCCCGGTTCCGGATGCTGCCCGGCGACCTCGACCACCTCTACGTCCGCAACCGGCAGGGCAGGCTGGTGCCGCTGTCGGCGGTGGCCACCGGCCGCTGGGTCTACGGCTCGCCGCGGCTCGAGCGCTACAACAGCTTCCCGGCCATGAACATCCAGGGCGAGCCGGCGCCCGGCCACTCGAGCGGCGAGGCGATGCGGGCGATGGAGGAGCTGATCTCGAGGCTCCCGGCCGGCGTCGGCCACGAGTGGACCGGCCTGTCCTACCAGCAGCGGATGTCCGAGTCGCAGGCCGGCCTGCTCTACGCCTTCTCGATCCTCGCGATCTTCCTCGTGCTCGCGGCGCTCTACGAGAGCTGGACCTTCCCGATCTCGGTCATGCTCGCGCTGCCGCTCGGCGTCGTCGGCGGCGTGCTGGCGTCGTCGACCCGCGGCATGCCCAACGACGTCTACTTCCAGATCGGGCTGCTCACCGTGCTCGGGCTGACGACCAAGAACGCGATCCTGATCGTCCAGTTCGCCACCCAGCGCATCGAGCAGGGGAAGGGGCTCGTCGAGGCGACGGTCGAGGCGGCACGGCTGCGGCTGCGGCCGATCGTCATGACCTCGCTCGCGTTCGGCTGCGGGGTGCTGCCGCTGGCCATCGCCGGCGGCGCGGGCGCCGGCGCCATGCGCGCGATCGGCACCAGCGTGCTCGGCGGCATGATCACCGGCACCTTCCTCGCGATCTTCTTCATTCCCCTGTTCTTCGTGATCATCGTGCGGGTGTTCGGACGCAAGCGGAGGGGCGCGCAGGAGGTGAGCGCCGTCTCCACGAGCGCCGGGGAGGGCGACTGA
- a CDS encoding S9 family peptidase — protein MPRALVSIPLAALALAAAVAGAAAEKRPFDVHDLVAMARIADPQPSPDGSRVAFTVTTMDLEANKGRSDLWLAALDGAGARRLTTHEASDTSAAWAGNDALYFLSSRSGSSQVWRLPTAGGEAEQVTRLPLDVEAFQVGQRGGSLYVAMAVFPDCADPVPCTVERVAAEEARKTSGMVYDRLFVRHWDSWEDGRRNHVFRIPLGPDGLPAGDPRDLMPGVDADCPTTPFGDASDWAVSPDGAWLVYTAKVVAGSEEAWSTDWDLWAVPTDGSAPARCLTAANPAWDTTPAFSPDGNRLAYLAMARPGYESDRRRLVVMDWPAGAPRVLTEAWDRSPEAVVWSADGRRLLTTAANVGTTTLYAVDAASGAVSALVDRHTNGSPRPLPDGRVLFTQNSLVSPVELFTVGAAGGPPLRVTGLNGERLAGLEFGKASQFSFTGAHGDTVYGYFIEPVGFDPARRYPLAFLIHGGPQGSFDDSWHYRWNPQVYAAHGYATVSIDFHGSTGYGQAFTDAINGDWGGAPFEDLMTGLDHVLAAHPWIDPDRMAALGASYGGYMINWIQGNTDRFAALVCHDGNLDEYMAYFDTEELWFPEWEHGGTPWSNPEAYREHSPVERVQHWKTPELVVHGGKDFRVVATQGLSTFNALQRLGVPSRLLYFPDENHWVLKPPNSIQWHEVVLEWMDRWTGGSTGAP, from the coding sequence ATGCCACGCGCACTCGTCTCGATTCCGCTCGCAGCGCTCGCGCTCGCCGCCGCCGTCGCCGGCGCCGCCGCCGAGAAGCGCCCGTTCGACGTTCACGACCTGGTGGCGATGGCGCGGATCGCGGATCCCCAGCCGTCCCCGGACGGGTCCCGGGTCGCCTTCACCGTGACGACCATGGATCTCGAGGCCAACAAGGGCCGCAGCGACCTCTGGCTCGCCGCCCTCGACGGTGCCGGCGCACGGCGCCTGACCACTCACGAGGCCAGCGACACGAGCGCGGCGTGGGCGGGCAACGACGCGCTGTACTTCCTGTCCTCGCGGTCCGGGTCGAGCCAGGTCTGGCGGCTTCCGACCGCCGGCGGCGAAGCCGAGCAGGTCACCCGGCTGCCGCTCGACGTGGAGGCGTTCCAGGTCGGGCAGAGGGGCGGCTCGCTCTACGTCGCGATGGCCGTGTTCCCGGACTGCGCAGACCCGGTGCCCTGCACCGTCGAACGGGTGGCCGCGGAGGAGGCGCGCAAGACCTCCGGCATGGTCTATGACCGGCTGTTCGTGCGCCACTGGGACAGCTGGGAGGACGGCCGCCGCAACCACGTCTTCCGGATCCCCCTCGGGCCCGACGGGCTGCCCGCCGGCGATCCGCGGGACCTGATGCCGGGCGTCGACGCCGACTGCCCGACGACGCCCTTCGGGGACGCCTCCGACTGGGCGGTGTCGCCGGACGGCGCGTGGCTGGTCTACACCGCCAAGGTCGTGGCCGGCTCCGAGGAGGCGTGGTCCACCGACTGGGACCTGTGGGCCGTCCCCACCGACGGCTCGGCGCCCGCGCGCTGCCTCACCGCCGCCAACCCGGCGTGGGACACCACCCCGGCCTTCTCGCCCGACGGCAACCGGCTTGCCTACCTCGCCATGGCCCGGCCCGGCTATGAGTCCGACCGCCGGCGGCTGGTGGTGATGGACTGGCCGGCCGGCGCCCCTCGGGTCCTCACCGAGGCCTGGGACCGCTCCCCGGAGGCCGTCGTCTGGTCGGCCGACGGACGCCGGCTGCTGACCACCGCCGCCAACGTCGGCACGACCACGCTCTACGCGGTTGACGCGGCGAGCGGCGCGGTGTCTGCACTGGTCGACCGCCACACCAACGGCAGCCCGCGGCCGCTCCCGGACGGGCGCGTCCTGTTCACCCAGAACAGCCTGGTGTCGCCGGTCGAGCTCTTCACCGTGGGTGCGGCCGGCGGACCCCCGCTCCGCGTCACCGGCCTCAACGGCGAGCGCCTGGCGGGCCTGGAGTTCGGCAAGGCGTCGCAGTTCTCATTCACCGGCGCCCACGGCGACACGGTCTACGGCTACTTCATCGAGCCGGTGGGGTTCGACCCGGCGCGCCGTTACCCGCTCGCCTTCCTGATCCACGGCGGGCCCCAGGGCAGCTTCGACGACTCCTGGCACTACCGCTGGAACCCGCAAGTTTACGCGGCGCACGGCTACGCCACGGTCTCGATCGACTTCCACGGCTCGACCGGCTATGGCCAGGCCTTCACCGACGCCATCAACGGCGACTGGGGCGGCGCGCCGTTCGAGGACCTGATGACCGGCCTCGACCACGTGCTGGCGGCCCACCCCTGGATCGATCCTGACCGGATGGCGGCGCTCGGCGCCAGCTACGGCGGCTACATGATCAACTGGATCCAGGGCAACACCGACCGCTTCGCCGCGCTGGTCTGCCACGACGGCAACCTCGACGAGTACATGGCCTACTTCGACACCGAGGAGCTGTGGTTCCCGGAGTGGGAGCACGGCGGGACGCCGTGGTCCAACCCGGAGGCCTACCGCGAGCACTCGCCGGTCGAGCGGGTGCAGCACTGGAAGACCCCCGAGCTGGTCGTCCACGGCGGCAAGGACTTCCGGGTCGTCGCGACCCAGGGCCTGTCGACCTTCAACGCGCTGCAGCGGCTCGGGGTGCCGTCCCGGCTGCTCTACTTCCCGGACGAGAACCACTGGGTGCTCAAGCCGCCGAACTCCATCCAGTGGCACGAGGTCGTGCTGGAGTGGATGGACCGCTGGACCGGGGGCTCCACCGGCGCGCCCTGA
- a CDS encoding efflux transporter outer membrane subunit, protein MRPRLLVLAAAGLALAACTMIPPYERPQAPVPADWSGPAVEPTPAPSSLPASEVPWSEALTDRRLRSVVELALANNRDLRIAALNVDRVRSLYQIQRSELYPAVGAMASGDVYRLPASMSESGRSKTVEQYSVQLGTLSWELDFFGRIRSLEASALEQYLATEQARAAAHISLVAAVASSYLALAADVESLAISQATLAAYRESAELIRHSRDAGVASDLDLAQVSSQVDAARAAVAAFSGRVATGRNALELLAGAPVPTDLLPDALTTVTELAELAAGLPSEALLSRPDILAAEHQLIAANARIGAARAAFFPSISLTAGAGTMSADLSGLFGAGSGTWTFSPQILAPIFASGSLRANLRTSELDREIALVEYEKAIQGAFREVSDGLTLRSTLREQRAAEETLVQDLERAVRLSDARYQAGIDSYLAVLIAERSLFAAQQSLVNVRLAEQVNLLNLYKALGGGGPIAGPADQPSDPSGGAAAGSAAADRAPWP, encoded by the coding sequence ATGAGGCCACGACTCCTGGTGCTCGCCGCCGCCGGACTGGCGCTCGCCGCCTGCACGATGATCCCACCCTACGAGCGGCCGCAGGCGCCGGTCCCGGCGGACTGGTCCGGCCCCGCAGTCGAGCCGACCCCGGCCCCCTCCTCGCTCCCTGCCAGCGAGGTCCCCTGGAGCGAGGCGCTCACCGACCGGCGGCTGCGGTCCGTGGTCGAGCTCGCGCTCGCCAACAACCGCGACCTGCGGATCGCCGCCCTCAACGTCGACCGGGTGCGCTCCCTGTACCAGATCCAGCGCTCCGAGCTCTACCCCGCGGTGGGGGCGATGGCCTCCGGCGACGTCTACCGGCTGCCGGCGAGCATGTCGGAGAGCGGGCGCTCCAAGACCGTCGAGCAGTACTCGGTCCAGCTCGGGACCCTGTCGTGGGAGCTCGACTTCTTCGGCCGCATCCGCAGCCTCGAGGCGAGCGCCCTCGAGCAGTACCTGGCCACCGAGCAGGCCCGGGCCGCGGCCCACATCTCGCTGGTGGCGGCGGTCGCCAGCTCCTACCTGGCGCTGGCAGCCGACGTCGAGAGCCTCGCGATCTCCCAGGCGACGCTCGCGGCCTACCGGGAGTCGGCGGAGCTGATTCGGCACAGCCGGGACGCGGGGGTCGCCTCGGACCTCGACCTGGCGCAGGTCTCGAGCCAGGTCGACGCCGCGCGGGCGGCGGTGGCCGCCTTCAGCGGCCGGGTGGCGACCGGGCGCAACGCCCTCGAACTCCTGGCCGGCGCACCGGTGCCGACCGACCTGCTGCCCGACGCACTGACCACGGTCACCGAGCTCGCCGAGCTGGCAGCGGGGCTCCCGTCCGAGGCGCTCCTGAGCCGGCCCGACATCCTCGCCGCCGAGCACCAGCTGATCGCCGCCAACGCCCGCATCGGCGCGGCGCGGGCGGCGTTCTTCCCGAGCATCTCGCTGACCGCCGGCGCCGGGACCATGAGCGCCGACCTGTCCGGCCTGTTCGGCGCCGGCAGCGGGACCTGGACCTTCTCGCCCCAGATCCTGGCGCCGATCTTCGCCAGCGGCTCGCTGCGGGCGAACCTCAGGACGAGCGAGCTCGACCGCGAGATCGCGCTGGTCGAGTACGAGAAGGCGATCCAGGGCGCGTTCCGCGAGGTCAGCGACGGCCTCACCCTGCGCTCGACCCTGCGCGAGCAGCGCGCCGCCGAGGAGACCCTGGTGCAGGACCTGGAGCGGGCGGTCCGCCTGTCCGACGCCAGGTACCAGGCCGGCATCGACAGCTACCTCGCCGTGCTGATCGCCGAGCGCTCGCTGTTCGCGGCCCAGCAGAGCCTGGTCAACGTCCGCCTGGCCGAGCAGGTCAACCTGCTCAACCTGTACAAGGCGCTCGGCGGGGGCGGGCCGATCGCCGGCCCCGCGGACCAGCCGAGCGACCCGTCCGGCGGAGCCGCGGCCGGGAGCGCCGCCGCGGACCGCGCACCGTGGCCCTGA
- a CDS encoding efflux RND transporter periplasmic adaptor subunit, translated as MTTARRFVGFVALTVAATAVVLLPTGCGRNAAPPPRGPAEVGVVTLAPERVVLSKELPGRTSAFLVAEIRPQVSGLIQQRRFTEGADVRAGELLYQIDPAPYQAAYDQAAAALAVAEAGLPALRSRAARLQELVAIRAVGQQDADDAAAALAQAEANALASKAAVESARINLSYTPIRAPISGRIGKSNVTVGALATAYQPVPLAVIQQLDPIYVDVIQASADLLRLRRNHATTGSAVDESAVRTVRLLLEDGTPYPLPGTLAFRDVTVDPTTGSVTLRLIFPNPDHTLLPGMYVRAIVEEGASDQAILVPQQGVSRDVTGEAYAWVVNAEGKVEQRPLEVDQAIGDRWLVTNGLAAGDRVIVEGQQRVRPGDAVTAVPYAGGSGVGGPAAATR; from the coding sequence ATGACGACAGCCCGCAGGTTCGTGGGGTTCGTGGCCTTGACCGTGGCGGCCACCGCCGTGGTCCTCCTGCCCACCGGGTGCGGCAGGAACGCGGCGCCGCCGCCCCGAGGCCCGGCCGAGGTCGGGGTGGTGACGCTCGCGCCCGAGCGGGTCGTCCTCAGCAAGGAGCTGCCCGGCCGCACCTCGGCGTTCCTGGTCGCCGAGATCCGGCCGCAGGTCAGCGGCCTCATCCAGCAGCGCCGGTTCACGGAAGGGGCGGACGTCAGGGCCGGCGAGCTGCTCTACCAGATCGATCCGGCGCCCTACCAGGCCGCCTACGACCAGGCCGCGGCGGCGCTGGCCGTGGCCGAGGCCGGCCTGCCCGCGCTGCGCTCGCGGGCGGCGCGGCTGCAGGAGCTGGTCGCCATCCGCGCGGTCGGCCAGCAGGACGCCGACGACGCCGCCGCTGCCCTGGCCCAGGCCGAGGCTAATGCCCTGGCGTCGAAAGCGGCGGTCGAGAGTGCGCGCATCAACCTCTCCTACACGCCGATCCGCGCCCCGATCTCGGGCCGGATCGGCAAGTCGAACGTCACCGTCGGCGCGCTGGCCACCGCCTACCAGCCGGTGCCGCTGGCCGTGATCCAGCAGCTCGACCCGATCTACGTCGACGTGATCCAGGCCAGCGCCGACCTGCTGCGGCTGCGGCGCAACCACGCCACCACCGGGTCCGCGGTCGACGAGTCTGCGGTGCGGACGGTCCGGCTACTGCTCGAGGACGGCACGCCCTATCCGCTTCCGGGCACGCTCGCGTTCCGCGACGTCACCGTCGACCCGACCACCGGCTCGGTCACGCTGCGGCTGATCTTCCCCAACCCGGACCACACCCTGCTGCCCGGCATGTACGTGCGGGCGATTGTCGAGGAGGGGGCCAGCGATCAGGCGATCCTCGTCCCCCAGCAGGGCGTCAGCCGCGACGTCACGGGCGAGGCCTACGCGTGGGTGGTGAACGCCGAGGGCAAGGTCGAGCAACGCCCGCTCGAGGTCGACCAGGCGATCGGCGACCGCTGGCTGGTCACGAACGGGCTCGCCGCGGGCGACCGGGTGATCGTCGAGGGCCAGCAGAGGGTGCGGCCGGGCGATGCGGTCACGGCCGTCCCGTACGCGGGCGGGAGCGGCGTCGGCGGGCCGGCCGCTGCGACCAGGTAG